In Triticum aestivum cultivar Chinese Spring chromosome 5B, IWGSC CS RefSeq v2.1, whole genome shotgun sequence, the following proteins share a genomic window:
- the LOC123113230 gene encoding protein Iojap-related, mitochondrial has protein sequence MFSAVRSRALGRWRPPPHLLPRLLSSAGASSARPAELIELSEVEKVLHDVRAGDVRVFPVGEGGLHGGACADYMVVATGRSDWHVRNIAQAILYKIKQKQKGSNRILMPSVEGQQAGKWVVIDSGSIIIHALEERAREYYDLESIWTKAVSPNISVQELETSLVKTRRRDLSQKPMKSI, from the exons ATGTTCTCCGCTGTTCGATCCCGAGCCCTCGGCCGATGGCGCCCGCCGCCGCACCTTCTTCCGCGCCTCCTCTCCTCCGCCGGCGCCTCGTCGGCTCGGCCGGCGGAGCTTATCGAGCTCTCGGAGGTGGAGAAGGTGCTGCACGACGTCCGGGCGGGGGACGTGCGCGTGTTCCCCGTCGGTGAGGGCGGGCTCCACGGCGGCGCTTGTGCGGACTACATGGTCGTCGCCACCGGCCGCTCCGACTGGCACGTCCGCAACATCGCACAGGCCATACTCTACAAG ATAAAGCAGAAACAGAAGGGCTCTAATCGAATATTGATGCCGAGTGTAGAAGGCCAGCAAGCTGGAAAGTGGGTTGTCATTGATTCTG GAAGTATCATCATCCACGCGCTTGAAGAAAGAGCAAGAGAGTACTATGATTTGGAAAGTATTTGGACAAAGGCGGTGTCCCCTAACATTTCTGTTCAG GAGTTGGAGACCTCACTTGTGAAGACGCGCCGCAGGGACCTGTCGCAGAAACCCATGAAGAGCATTTGA